The Cytobacillus sp. NJ13 sequence GACTTTAACAAATGCTCTTCTTGGCCGCAAAGCGGAAGCGGTTAAAACACAGGCACTGAACTATTTTGACTGGATTGTGGATACGCCGGGGGAATATACAGAGAATCCATTTTTCTATAAAAATATCATGGCTACGGCACTCGAAGTGACCCATGTACTATATTTGCAGGATTCTACAAAGCGGAAAACCATTTTTCCGCCGGGTTTTAGCAATGGGTTTAATAAGCTGCCAATCGGAGTCGTGACAAAAAGCGATTCTGAACAAGCGGATGTAAACTCAGCACTCAGCCAGCTTAGAAATGCAGTTCCAAAAGGGCCTATAGTGATTACCTCCGCTATTTCCGGAAAAGGAATAGAAGAAATACGCTGCTTGGTGAAATGCCATTCTCTTCAAGAAATGAAGGATTATGCAGATTCATTGCCGGATGATGTCGTAATTTTCAGATGAAACCCTTTACAAAATGAAGATAATAGAATATATTTTAATTATACAAAAAAATATATCAGGCAAAGGTGCCTTGTATGAACAATCAATTAATGGTTGCTCATATGGGGTGCCTTTTTTTTATTTTCCTGCAAATAAGTTAAAATTGCTGCAGTAAGGCGGGGATCATGTTGAAGCGTTACGATGCACAAAAAGAGAATATTATCAGCGCAGGAATCGACATCGGAACGAGTACGACCAAACTCGTCATCAGCAGATTCTCTCTCATGAATATGGCTGGCGGAACCCATATGCCGCGAATCGAAATTATCGATAAGGAAGTGCTCTACCGGAGCCCGATTTACCGGACTCCTCTTCTGACTGCTTCATCTATTGATATTGAAGCTGTAGAGAGGCTTGTCAGAGAGGAGTATATATCTGCGGGAATCGAGCCGGCTGATATTAAAACAGGGGCTGTCATTATAACAGGAGAAACGGCAACAAAACAGAATGCCGAAGAAATGGTCCATACCTTATCTGACCATGCAGGAGATTTTCTTGTTGCAACAGCCGGCCCTGATTTAGAAGGAATCATTGCTGCAAAAGGATCAGGAGCTTATGAATTATCTAAAAGGACTGGAAAAACTGTGGCTAATGTTGATATTGGCGGAGGCACTGCCAATGCCGCAGTTTATCGTTCAGGAAGGCTATGCGGGACATGCACGCTGCATATCGGCGGCAGACTGATTGAATTTGCTGACGGCAATATAAAGAGTATTTCTCCTCCTGTTCAACAAATCCTTCGGCAATGGGGGACTGATTTAAAAAGAGGGGACAGCAGAAATCACCCTATCATCGGAAAACTGACAGACTACATGGCAGAAGTCATTGGCAGAATGCTTAGGAAAGATCTGCATCAACCTGATTTGCCTCTGCTTCTGGGACATGATCCAAATTGGACAGAGGAAATAGATTACATCATGTTTTCCGGCGGAATCAGTGAATGCCTGTACCAATTTGAAAACGCTGACTCCTCTCCTGCTCAATATGACGATATTGGAAAACAGCTGGCACAGTCATTACAAAATTGCCGTGAGCTGGCCTCCTTCAAATGGTTGGAACCGGATGAGACGGTCAGGGCAACAGTTCTCGGAGCAGGTACACAAACGACAGAAATCAGCGGGGCAACCATCCATGCTGAAGGCAATGAATTGCCAATTCGCAATTTGCCAGTCTATCAGATCCGATTTGATCACAATCTGGAAAAAGGTCTCCATCAGATTCAAGAAGCAGTAAAAAAGGCGGTGGAAATTTATGACCCCCAGAAGGAGGGACAAAATTTCGCCCTGTATTTAACGGCACTGCCATATTTGGGCTTTCGTGATATTCAGGAGTTATCTTCAGTCTTGCTGAAATCCTTACAAGCAAAGCCAATACCAGAACAGCCGCTTGTTGTCGTATTAGAAAGCGACCACGCAAAAGTCCTTGGCCAGACGATTAAAGTTCAGGAAACAATGCAAAGTATCGTATGCATCGACCAGATTAAGGTCGAACATGGCGATTACATAGATATCGGCCACCTGCTTCAAACCAATGTAGTACCTGTTGTCATTAAAACATTGACATTCCATCAGTAAGAAAGGAGGGATTATTTATGAAGCTGCAAACCAGTCATTTAGGAAATGTATATCAGTTTAATAATCTGAAAGATTTATTCGCTAAAGCAAATGAAGAAAAGTCAGGGGACCGCCTCGCGGGAATCGCAGCGGAAACCGTTCAGGAAAGAATTGCCGCTAAATTGGTACTAAGTCATTTAACATTAGCAGATATCCGGGAAAATCCGATGCTTTCGCCTGA is a genomic window containing:
- a CDS encoding ethanolamine ammonia-lyase reactivating factor EutA — encoded protein: MLKRYDAQKENIISAGIDIGTSTTKLVISRFSLMNMAGGTHMPRIEIIDKEVLYRSPIYRTPLLTASSIDIEAVERLVREEYISAGIEPADIKTGAVIITGETATKQNAEEMVHTLSDHAGDFLVATAGPDLEGIIAAKGSGAYELSKRTGKTVANVDIGGGTANAAVYRSGRLCGTCTLHIGGRLIEFADGNIKSISPPVQQILRQWGTDLKRGDSRNHPIIGKLTDYMAEVIGRMLRKDLHQPDLPLLLGHDPNWTEEIDYIMFSGGISECLYQFENADSSPAQYDDIGKQLAQSLQNCRELASFKWLEPDETVRATVLGAGTQTTEISGATIHAEGNELPIRNLPVYQIRFDHNLEKGLHQIQEAVKKAVEIYDPQKEGQNFALYLTALPYLGFRDIQELSSVLLKSLQAKPIPEQPLVVVLESDHAKVLGQTIKVQETMQSIVCIDQIKVEHGDYIDIGHLLQTNVVPVVIKTLTFHQ
- a CDS encoding EutP/PduV family microcompartment system protein, with translation MSKMNRAMLIGSIGAGKSTLTNALLGRKAEAVKTQALNYFDWIVDTPGEYTENPFFYKNIMATALEVTHVLYLQDSTKRKTIFPPGFSNGFNKLPIGVVTKSDSEQADVNSALSQLRNAVPKGPIVITSAISGKGIEEIRCLVKCHSLQEMKDYADSLPDDVVIFR